In Mycobacterium stomatepiae, the following are encoded in one genomic region:
- a CDS encoding phosphotransferase encodes MTNAVEQALSVVGLAAHLGRGIGRVTADAVVGSRAGMPRTVGDLNTAALSRVMGRNVRSIRVLASDAGTSSRARLVLTGDDVPESVFVKITAQSAATRLMGELGRLGNTEVRFYSQLAPELPGVPVAHGAAFDTWTGRYLLVLEDLPESCVFPDTLHPLSTDQAGLLVELLATVHGTFWDRMRHNGPGSLGWLYTPSGDVTSLLTGSLMTTSMKRLSERTAIPVENGRFIAENYRAVAAVIDTPPHTVMHGDAHPGNVYFRDGEAGLLDWQAVRRGHPSRELAYTLVTSLTPEDRQGVQRELLDVYRRALAAAGGPSLDREELWLRYRQGALYAYVAPLITAGMGGMQVEDIAMEGLRRGVAALEDLETVAALKGSL; translated from the coding sequence ATGACAAACGCCGTTGAACAGGCCCTTTCCGTCGTCGGCCTGGCCGCACATCTCGGCCGGGGAATCGGCCGGGTGACGGCCGACGCCGTCGTCGGTAGTCGAGCCGGAATGCCCCGCACGGTCGGCGACCTCAACACCGCGGCGCTCTCCCGTGTGATGGGCCGCAACGTCAGGTCGATCCGCGTGCTGGCCAGCGACGCCGGCACGTCGTCACGGGCACGACTGGTGCTGACCGGCGATGACGTACCGGAGTCGGTATTCGTCAAGATCACCGCGCAGTCCGCCGCGACCCGGCTGATGGGTGAGCTGGGCCGGCTGGGCAACACCGAGGTGCGCTTCTACAGCCAGCTCGCCCCCGAGCTGCCCGGTGTCCCGGTCGCCCACGGCGCGGCATTCGACACGTGGACCGGTCGGTACCTGCTCGTGCTGGAAGACCTTCCCGAGTCGTGCGTCTTCCCCGATACGTTGCACCCGTTGTCCACCGACCAGGCCGGCCTGCTTGTCGAGCTGCTGGCGACCGTGCACGGAACCTTCTGGGACCGCATGCGCCACAACGGACCCGGTTCACTGGGGTGGCTCTACACGCCGTCGGGTGACGTCACTTCCCTGTTGACCGGCTCGCTGATGACAACCTCGATGAAGCGACTCAGCGAGCGCACCGCTATCCCGGTGGAAAATGGCCGGTTCATCGCCGAGAACTATCGCGCCGTCGCCGCGGTGATCGACACTCCTCCACATACCGTGATGCACGGCGACGCCCATCCGGGCAACGTGTACTTCCGCGACGGCGAGGCCGGACTGCTGGATTGGCAGGCGGTGCGGCGCGGCCATCCTTCCCGCGAACTGGCCTACACGCTGGTCACCAGCCTCACACCGGAAGACCGCCAGGGCGTTCAGCGTGAGCTGCTCGACGTCTACCGACGCGCGCTGGCCGCGGCGGGTGGACCCAGCCTGGACCGCGAAGAGCTCTGGCTGCGCTACCGGCAGGGCGCCCTGTACGCCTATGTCGCACCGCTGATCACCGCGGGAATGGGCGGAATGCAGGTCGAAGACATCGCAATGGAGGGCTTGCGACGCGGTGTCGCGGCCCTCGAAGACCTGGAAACCGTTGCCGCGCTGAAGGGTTCGCTGTAA
- a CDS encoding aldo/keto reductase, which translates to MKQAQLGDLQVGRIGLGAMGMSAAYSIGGFDDAESIRTVHRAIDLGVTLIDTAEVYGPLVNEELLARALRGKRDRVVLATKFGLISHTGRDTLDSSPASIRIAVDGSLKRLATDHIDLYYQHRLDRGTPIEETVGALAELVGAGKIRHIGLSEVGVNTIRRAHAVHPVAAVQSEYSLWTRDPEDGILAVLRELGIGFVPYSPLGRGFLTGAIRSNAELPDTDYRKTNPRFFDENFDHNLRSADELREISADIGATPAQVALAWLLARGSDIVPIPGTKKVARLEENVAADRIELSAEQLARLDQLTPAAGGHHAEAQMGWIDR; encoded by the coding sequence ATGAAACAGGCTCAGCTCGGCGACCTGCAGGTCGGCCGCATCGGCTTGGGCGCAATGGGCATGTCCGCCGCCTACTCGATCGGGGGCTTCGACGACGCCGAATCCATTCGCACGGTGCACCGCGCAATCGATCTCGGCGTCACACTGATCGACACCGCCGAGGTGTACGGCCCCCTCGTCAACGAGGAGCTGCTCGCCCGCGCCCTGCGGGGCAAGCGGGACAGGGTGGTGCTGGCCACCAAGTTCGGCTTGATCTCGCACACCGGACGCGACACCCTCGACAGCAGTCCCGCGAGCATCCGAATCGCGGTCGACGGATCGTTGAAAAGGCTGGCCACCGACCACATCGACCTGTACTACCAGCACCGCCTCGATCGCGGCACCCCGATCGAGGAGACCGTCGGGGCGTTGGCCGAGTTGGTGGGTGCCGGCAAGATTCGACACATCGGACTCTCCGAAGTGGGTGTGAACACGATCCGCCGCGCACACGCGGTGCACCCCGTCGCCGCAGTGCAATCGGAATACTCCTTGTGGACCCGCGATCCCGAAGACGGCATCCTGGCGGTGCTGCGTGAGCTGGGAATCGGGTTCGTCCCGTACTCACCACTGGGCCGCGGGTTCCTCACCGGCGCAATCCGATCCAACGCGGAGCTTCCCGACACCGATTACCGTAAGACCAATCCGCGCTTCTTCGACGAGAACTTCGACCACAACCTCCGCAGCGCGGACGAGCTTCGCGAGATCAGCGCCGACATCGGTGCCACCCCGGCGCAGGTTGCACTGGCCTGGCTGCTGGCCAGGGGATCCGACATCGTGCCGATTCCCGGAACGAAAAAGGTTGCCCGCCTTGAGGAAAACGTCGCAGCCGATCGCATCGAGCTCTCGGCTGAGCAGCTGGCGCGACTGGACCAACTCACCCCGGCCGCAGGCGGACACCACGCCGAAGCGCAAATGGGATGGATCGACCGCTAG
- a CDS encoding TetR/AcrR family transcriptional regulator, whose protein sequence is MPRLPGRRAEILDAFVRYVAERGYDRTNMGDIADELGMSKGTIVHHFGTKAQMLRELEEAHLGLQLDALRMVWDRLATPHERIAAIIYASVFLQVIARDATVASQREVVQLSDDPAMQQVRALRHQLQALAIDAIRDGINSGVFRTVDVELAALQLWGSLQWMWVWFDPADSRTPEQVGAAFVDVFLGGLLLDRLGLSKWADPCANVVSVVRECLAEVAA, encoded by the coding sequence ATGCCCCGATTGCCTGGCAGACGCGCCGAGATTCTCGACGCTTTTGTCCGTTATGTCGCCGAACGTGGTTACGACAGAACGAATATGGGCGACATCGCTGACGAGCTCGGTATGTCCAAAGGCACCATCGTCCATCACTTCGGGACCAAAGCGCAGATGCTGCGCGAGCTTGAAGAAGCCCATCTTGGCCTGCAGCTCGATGCGCTGCGAATGGTATGGGATCGGCTGGCCACGCCGCACGAACGCATCGCGGCAATCATCTACGCCTCTGTGTTCTTGCAGGTAATCGCGCGCGACGCGACGGTGGCAAGCCAGCGCGAGGTGGTTCAGTTGTCCGACGACCCGGCGATGCAGCAAGTGCGCGCGTTGCGTCATCAACTGCAAGCGCTCGCGATTGACGCGATCCGCGATGGCATCAACAGCGGCGTTTTCCGAACCGTAGATGTCGAACTGGCGGCCCTGCAGCTGTGGGGGTCACTGCAGTGGATGTGGGTTTGGTTCGACCCCGCCGACTCCCGCACCCCCGAACAAGTCGGGGCCGCGTTCGTCGACGTGTTTCTCGGCGGACTGTTGCTCGACCGATTAGGCCTCAGCAAGTGGGCGGACCCCTGCGCAAACGTCGTCTCGGTGGTGCGCGAATGCCTTGCCGAAGTAGCAGCTTGA
- a CDS encoding TetR/AcrR family transcriptional regulator, with the protein MEPSRWWGDDRAILDDEEARRRLLDAAGRCIVRRGDAQIRMAEVADEAGVSRSTVYRYFPNRDEVLLGLMLARVDTALRELVGSLRHPDDPVRSLPEMVLARVESVEGNPLNEALFAAGSTAVPAALQLGSEPMVELLLVHYGPLLQRWKEAGRLHADLDPRSIVQWLTAATLFLLAPAWRHRAMADKRVFVEQFLVRTLVPQVRH; encoded by the coding sequence ATGGAGCCGAGTCGGTGGTGGGGCGACGACCGAGCGATCCTCGATGACGAGGAGGCGCGCAGGCGGTTGCTCGATGCCGCGGGCCGGTGCATCGTGCGCCGGGGTGACGCCCAGATCCGAATGGCCGAGGTGGCCGATGAGGCCGGGGTCTCCCGTTCGACCGTCTACCGGTACTTCCCCAATCGTGACGAGGTGCTGTTGGGTTTGATGCTGGCGCGGGTCGACACGGCGCTGCGTGAACTGGTCGGCTCGCTGCGTCACCCCGACGACCCGGTGCGCTCGTTGCCGGAGATGGTGCTGGCGCGGGTGGAGTCGGTGGAGGGCAACCCGTTGAACGAGGCGCTGTTCGCCGCAGGGAGCACCGCGGTACCCGCGGCCCTGCAACTGGGATCCGAACCAATGGTGGAACTGCTCCTGGTGCACTATGGGCCACTGCTGCAGCGGTGGAAGGAAGCGGGCAGGCTGCACGCCGACCTCGATCCCCGCTCCATCGTCCAGTGGCTGACCGCGGCGACGCTTTTCCTGCTGGCGCCGGCGTGGCGGCACCGCGCCATGGCTGACAAGCGCGTATTCGTCGAGCAATTTCTGGTTCGGACCCTAGTGCCACAGGTCAGACATTAA
- a CDS encoding phosphotransferase family protein: MTRDAHVAERLTTWLRTQLPDPDEVRVEGLDRVDFGHSAEMMVLTVVAGDTRRDVVLRLRPQPPALLEPYDLARQFSILRALQDSAVRVPRALWLEDTGAVLGRPFFVMERVGGEVYEMEAPPDAAATVARMCQSLAEHLAAIHSVDIEQTGLDALDDGSDHLRRELDHWATEMDRIRRDSLPALERLLQELRDSQPEPYPKITLVHGDAKPGNFAFTGGEVSAVFDWEMTTVGDPLTDIGCLELLWMQPVGISSHPDALDIEALLEHYQAASGITLRNRSWYRAFNAYKMAVICLIGAMLVDGGHSDDQKLMLAAYGTSMLTQLGLSELGISEAIDDGPVLPREERIQALQSDAL, translated from the coding sequence ATGACACGGGACGCCCATGTCGCCGAACGGTTGACCACCTGGCTGCGCACCCAACTTCCCGATCCCGATGAGGTCCGCGTCGAGGGCCTCGATCGGGTGGACTTCGGGCACTCCGCCGAGATGATGGTGCTCACCGTCGTCGCGGGGGACACCCGCCGTGATGTGGTGCTGCGGCTGCGCCCCCAACCGCCGGCGCTGTTGGAACCCTACGACCTCGCCCGGCAGTTTTCGATCCTGCGTGCGTTGCAGGACAGCGCGGTTCGTGTTCCGCGAGCGCTGTGGCTCGAGGACACCGGGGCCGTCCTCGGACGGCCGTTCTTCGTGATGGAACGGGTCGGCGGCGAGGTCTACGAAATGGAAGCCCCGCCCGACGCGGCGGCGACGGTGGCGCGGATGTGTCAAAGCCTGGCCGAACACCTTGCGGCAATCCATTCCGTCGACATCGAGCAGACCGGGCTCGACGCGCTCGACGACGGCAGCGACCACCTGCGTCGCGAACTCGACCATTGGGCAACCGAAATGGACCGGATCAGACGGGATTCATTGCCCGCGCTGGAACGGCTCCTGCAGGAGTTGCGAGACAGCCAACCGGAGCCGTACCCGAAAATCACGCTGGTGCACGGAGATGCCAAACCGGGCAACTTCGCGTTCACCGGCGGGGAAGTCAGTGCGGTCTTCGACTGGGAGATGACCACCGTCGGTGACCCTCTGACCGACATCGGTTGCCTCGAACTGCTCTGGATGCAGCCCGTCGGCATCAGCAGCCACCCTGACGCTCTGGACATCGAGGCACTGCTCGAGCATTACCAAGCGGCCAGCGGGATCACGCTGCGGAACCGTTCCTGGTACCGAGCGTTCAACGCGTACAAGATGGCCGTCATCTGCCTGATCGGCGCGATGCTGGTCGACGGCGGGCACAGCGACGATCAGAAGCTGATGCTCGCCGCGTACGGCACCTCGATGCTGACCCAACTGGGGCTGTCCGAGCTGGGCATCTCCGAGGCCATCGACGACGGTCCGGTGCTGCCGCGCGAGGAACGGATCCAGGCACTACAATCGGACGCCCTCTAG
- a CDS encoding DUF7064 domain-containing protein, with product MSLFGRKAFHGLCAADESFTHQLPTTFDHVHDADPTWSDRCYFFAASPDGSLLLASGYGNNPNTGTGLGYVKVSRADGRHWDLLAGRPIGGVGRGDLSAGPMRWTCVEPLKKWRLDVEPNDSRIAWELYYEPTAPMWELLPMKVHGKDGRVLADMYHMKEPGRWTGWVEIDGERVSVDGFQGGRDRTFGVRVSDKIDFWLWLDAGFEDRAIEAWIIESSDGTVNYVDGGITYHNGALSRRFVKIEHDVEFDAAFKRPARAVLVFTDEDGKAHRVTADTPYQHVNAYYGLPMAHCQYQDLGGGGYFIHFQWDSNDSAQLAETEGKSMALDQLMRFKLDGDTGWGIFELLMGGECYARYPNWTAMDMSAFTQERTPVERMSDDGLRQ from the coding sequence ATTTCGCTATTCGGCAGAAAGGCATTTCATGGGTTATGCGCCGCCGACGAGTCATTCACTCATCAGCTGCCGACGACCTTCGACCACGTGCACGATGCCGATCCGACCTGGTCGGATCGCTGCTACTTCTTCGCCGCCTCGCCGGACGGCTCCCTGCTGCTGGCCAGCGGCTACGGCAATAACCCGAACACCGGTACCGGCTTGGGATACGTCAAGGTCAGCCGGGCCGACGGCCGGCACTGGGATCTACTGGCCGGCCGCCCGATTGGCGGTGTCGGTCGCGGCGATCTGAGTGCCGGGCCGATGCGCTGGACCTGTGTCGAACCCCTGAAGAAGTGGCGTCTGGACGTGGAGCCCAACGATTCCCGCATCGCGTGGGAGCTCTATTACGAGCCCACCGCGCCGATGTGGGAGCTGTTGCCGATGAAGGTGCACGGCAAGGACGGCCGGGTGCTGGCCGACATGTATCACATGAAAGAGCCGGGGCGGTGGACCGGCTGGGTCGAGATCGACGGCGAGCGGGTCAGCGTCGACGGATTCCAAGGCGGCCGGGATCGCACCTTCGGGGTGCGGGTCTCCGACAAGATCGACTTCTGGCTCTGGCTCGACGCCGGCTTCGAAGACCGCGCGATCGAGGCCTGGATCATCGAATCCTCGGATGGCACAGTCAATTACGTAGACGGCGGTATCACCTACCACAACGGCGCGCTGTCGAGACGGTTTGTGAAGATCGAGCATGACGTCGAATTCGACGCCGCGTTCAAGCGGCCTGCCCGAGCGGTGCTCGTCTTCACCGACGAGGACGGCAAGGCCCACCGGGTCACCGCCGACACTCCATACCAGCACGTCAACGCGTATTACGGACTGCCGATGGCGCACTGCCAATATCAGGACCTGGGCGGTGGCGGGTACTTCATCCACTTCCAGTGGGACAGCAACGATTCCGCGCAACTAGCCGAGACCGAAGGCAAATCGATGGCGCTGGATCAGCTGATGCGCTTCAAACTCGACGGCGATACCGGTTGGGGCATCTTCGAGCTGCTGATGGGCGGTGAATGCTATGCCCGCTACCCGAACTGGACCGCGATGGACATGTCGGCCTTCACTCAGGAAAGGACGCCGGTCGAGCGGATGTCCGACGACGGACTCCGTCAATGA
- a CDS encoding NAD-dependent epimerase/dehydratase family protein: MTVDTILVTGAFGQVGRRCVRILLDRGRTVIAVDLRSDKTLAAEEELSAGAPAGPFVPAYIDLTDGDAVRELITRHQPDAIIHLAAMLATHSYRNPALARKVNVGGTENVLTAAAGLARPPLFLMASSAGVYGSRNPHRHPERITPDTPVSPIDHYGQDKVMAEAAIRASGVPYALFRLAGVISPDTQSSISGDHLLIMRSMPGDNRMHGVDARDVALAFANGVDREATIAGKVLLIGGNESYVLAHRDFEDDIMTAVGLGRLGPSASLPGDPDDYRGWSFTGWYDTTEAQALLDFQQHDWPQTVTWLAESQGPRRTILRVLGPILRPVLRVLLKLQRRIEGRGPYADPWTLIEKHYGPSVLARADRQAE, translated from the coding sequence CACCATCTTGGTCACCGGCGCCTTCGGGCAAGTCGGCCGGCGGTGTGTGCGGATTCTGCTCGATCGGGGCCGGACCGTCATCGCCGTCGACCTGCGCAGCGACAAAACCCTCGCGGCAGAAGAAGAATTGTCCGCAGGCGCGCCGGCCGGGCCGTTTGTGCCGGCCTACATCGATTTGACCGACGGCGACGCGGTGCGCGAGCTGATCACCCGGCACCAGCCCGACGCGATCATTCATCTCGCGGCGATGCTGGCGACACATTCGTACCGCAACCCGGCATTGGCCAGAAAGGTCAATGTGGGCGGAACCGAAAACGTGCTGACCGCCGCCGCCGGACTGGCTCGCCCACCACTGTTCCTGATGGCATCCAGCGCAGGCGTGTACGGATCCCGTAACCCCCACCGCCACCCGGAGCGGATAACGCCGGACACCCCGGTGAGCCCCATCGACCATTACGGTCAGGACAAGGTAATGGCCGAGGCGGCAATCCGCGCCAGCGGTGTGCCCTATGCCCTGTTTCGACTAGCCGGGGTCATCTCCCCGGATACCCAGTCGAGCATCAGCGGCGACCACCTGCTGATCATGCGCTCGATGCCGGGCGACAACCGCATGCACGGCGTGGACGCGCGCGACGTCGCGCTGGCGTTCGCCAACGGTGTGGATCGGGAGGCCACGATCGCGGGCAAAGTACTGCTCATCGGCGGCAACGAGTCGTATGTGTTGGCACACCGCGACTTCGAGGACGACATCATGACGGCGGTCGGCCTGGGCCGGCTGGGCCCGTCGGCCAGCCTGCCCGGTGATCCCGACGACTACCGCGGCTGGAGTTTTACCGGCTGGTATGACACCACCGAAGCACAAGCGCTGCTTGACTTCCAACAGCACGACTGGCCCCAAACCGTCACCTGGCTCGCCGAATCACAGGGCCCCAGACGGACTATTCTGCGGGTGCTCGGTCCGATACTGAGGCCGGTGCTGCGAGTCCTGTTGAAGCTGCAACGCCGGATCGAAGGACGAGGACCCTACGCCGACCCGTGGACCCTGATCGAAAAGCATTACGGCCCAAGCGTGCTGGCGCGCGCCGACCGGCAAGCGGAGTAG
- a CDS encoding Acg family FMN-binding oxidoreductase encodes MPDALVDTDVLRDAVQLACRAPSLHNSQPWRWVATGSRLLLYIDNSRSLPAADKSGREALISCGAVLDHLRVALAAAGWASHVDIFPDPGNVDHLASLDLSPLRPVTDQLRRRADAIAHRRTDRLPFSPPRNWEVLEPTLRNAIEAATIHLDVIPDEVRPQLARASRLTESLRLYDTSYHNELDWWTGHFESTDGIPRSSLLSAAENDQVDIGRTFPVSRHVERPAPLGPDQSTVLVLSTDDDTPSDALRTGEALSAVLLECTLAGMATCTLTQLAELWASRDLIATLIGRAAMPQLLIRVGEALAADDAPPMTPRRPLGDVLTFLPDAPR; translated from the coding sequence ATGCCGGATGCGTTGGTGGACACCGACGTACTCAGGGACGCCGTGCAGTTAGCCTGCCGGGCCCCGTCTCTGCACAACAGTCAGCCGTGGCGGTGGGTAGCCACCGGCTCGCGGTTGCTCCTCTACATCGATAACAGTCGCAGTCTGCCGGCCGCCGACAAGTCAGGCCGGGAAGCTCTGATTAGCTGCGGCGCCGTACTCGACCACCTGCGCGTGGCGTTGGCAGCAGCGGGGTGGGCAAGCCACGTCGACATCTTTCCCGACCCTGGCAACGTCGATCATCTCGCGTCGCTCGATCTCAGCCCGCTGCGTCCCGTCACCGATCAGCTTCGCCGACGCGCGGACGCGATTGCGCACCGCCGCACCGATCGGCTGCCCTTCTCCCCACCGAGAAACTGGGAAGTTCTGGAACCAACGCTGCGCAACGCGATCGAGGCCGCCACCATTCACCTCGACGTGATTCCCGACGAGGTCCGGCCGCAATTAGCGCGAGCGTCGCGTCTCACCGAGTCTCTGCGGCTCTACGATACTTCGTATCACAACGAATTAGACTGGTGGACAGGTCATTTCGAGAGCACGGACGGAATCCCGCGCAGTTCGCTGTTGTCGGCGGCCGAGAATGATCAGGTCGACATCGGAAGGACCTTCCCGGTTAGCCGCCACGTCGAGCGGCCCGCCCCGCTCGGGCCAGACCAATCCACGGTGCTCGTTCTGTCGACCGACGACGACACTCCCAGTGACGCTCTGCGGACCGGCGAGGCGTTGTCGGCGGTGTTGTTGGAGTGCACGTTGGCCGGGATGGCGACCTGCACTCTGACCCAACTCGCCGAGCTATGGGCCAGCCGCGATCTCATCGCGACTCTGATCGGACGAGCGGCTATGCCGCAACTTTTGATCCGTGTCGGCGAAGCACTCGCCGCCGACGACGCGCCCCCCATGACACCGCGGCGACCACTGGGTGACGTTCTGACCTTCCTCCCCGACGCACCTCGCTGA